The Vitis riparia cultivar Riparia Gloire de Montpellier isolate 1030 chromosome 10, EGFV_Vit.rip_1.0, whole genome shotgun sequence genome includes a region encoding these proteins:
- the LOC117924098 gene encoding abscisic acid receptor PYL11-like, protein MKVYSPSQILAERGPRAQAMGNLYHTHHLLPNQCSSLVVQTTDAPLPQVWSMVRRFDRPQSYKRFVRGCTLRRGKGGVGSVREVNIVSGLPAEISLERLDKLDDDLHVMRFTVIGGDHRLANYHSTLTLHEDEEDGVRKTVVMESYVVDVPGGNSAGETCYFANTIIGFNLKALAAVTETMALKANIPSGF, encoded by the coding sequence ATGAAGGTATACAGCCCAAGCCAAATCCTTGCAGAAAGAGGCCCTAGGGCCCAGGCCATGGGAAACCTGTATCACACCCATCATCTCCTTCCAAACCAGTGTTCCTCCTTGGTGGTTCAGACCACAGACGCACCACTGCCCCAGGTTTGGTCCATGGTTCGGCGCTTTGACAGGCCACAGTCCTACAAGAGGTTTGTGCGTGGTTGCACCCTGCGTCGAGGCAAAGGCGGCGTCGGAAGCGTACGTGAAGTGAATATAGTTTCGGGCTTACCAGCGGAAATAAGCCTGGAGCGCCTCGACAAACTTGATGACGATTTGCATGTCATGCGGTTTACTGTAATTGGAGGGGACCACCGGCTGGCCAATTATCACTCGACTCTTACACTGCATGAGGATGAAGAAGACGGGGTTAGGAAGACTGTAGTGATGGAGTCGTACGTGGTGGATGTTCCTGGCGGGAATAGCGCGGGGGAGACGTGCTACTTTGCTAATACCATAATAGGGTTCAACCTCAAGGCCTTGGCTGCCGTCACCGAGACTATGGCTCTCAAAGCTAATATTCCGTCTGGGTTTTAA
- the LOC117924046 gene encoding peroxisome biogenesis protein 7, whose amino-acid sequence MPVFKTPFNGYAVKFSPFYESRLAVATAQNFGILGNGRLHVLELSPAGPISEFASFDTADGVYDVTWSESHESLLIAAVADGSVKLYDLALPPASNPVRSLQEHSREVHSLDFNPVRRDSFLSSSWDDTIKLWTLDRPTSVRTFKEHAYCVYSSVWNPRHADVFASASGDCTIRVWDVREPGSTMILPAHEFEILACDWNKYDDCVLVSASVDKSIKVWDVRNFRIPVSVLNGHSYAVRKVKFSPHRRGAIASCSYDMTVCLWDYMVEDALIGRYDHHTEFAVGVDMSVLVEGLLASTGWDELVYVWQHGTDPRAP is encoded by the coding sequence cCAGTCTTCAAAACCCCATTCAACGGCTATGCCGTGAAGTTCAGCCCCTTCTACGAGTCCCGTCTCGCCGTCGCCACCGCCCAGAACTTTGGGATCCTCGGCAACGGCCGCCTCCATGTCCTCGAACTCTCCCCCGCCGGACCTATCTCCGAATTCGCCTCCTTCGACACTGCCGACGGTGTCTACGATGTCACCTGGTCCGAGTCCCACGAATCTCTCCTCATCGCCGCCGTCGCTGACGGCTCTGTCAAGCTCTACGACCTCGCCCTCCCTCCCGCCTCCAATCCTGTTCGCTCCCTCCAAGAACACTCCCGCGAAGTCCACTCCCTCGACTTCAACCCCGTCCGCCGTGACTcctttttgtcttcttcttGGGACGACACCATCAAGCTCTGGACTCTCGATCGACCCACAAGTGTCCGTACTTTCAAGGAGCATGCCTATTGCGTTTACTCTTCCGTTTGGAACCCTCGCCACGCCGATGTCTTTGCCTCCGCCTCCGGCGACTGCACAATCCGGGTATGGGACGTGCGCGAGCCGGGCTCGACTATGATCCTCCCTGCCCACGAATTCGAGATCCTTGCGTGTGATTGGAACAAGTATGATGACTGTGTCTTAGTGTCTGCTTCGGTTGATAAGTCCATTAAGGTGTGGGACGTGAGGAATTTTCGAATTCCGGTCTCTGTGCTCAATGGGCACAGCTATGCTGTTCGGAAGGTGAAATTTTCACCGCATAGGCGGGGTGCGATTGCCTCCTGTTCATATGATATGACTGTTTGTCTGTGGGATTACATGGTTGAGGATGCTCTGATTGGGAGGTATGATCACCACACCGAGTTTGCGGTTGGGGTTGACATGAGTGTGCTTGTAGAGGGGCTTCTTGCAAGTACAGGGTGGGATGAACTTGTGTATGTTTGGCAACATGGAACTGATCCGAGAGCGCCTTAA